The nucleotide sequence ttatttaagaactcccacttagatagacatccctctaatcctctaagtgattacgtgatccaaatcaactaaaccatgaccgatcatcatgtgagatggagtagttttcaatggtgaacatcgttatgttgatcatatctactatatgattcacgctcgacctttcggtctccgtgttccgaggccatatctgcatatgctaggctcgtcaagtttaacctgagtattctgcgtgtgcaaaactggcttgcacccgttgtagatggacgtagagcttatcacacccgatcatcacgtggtgtctgggcacgacgaactttggcaacggtgcatactcagggagaacccttcttgataatttagtgagagatcatcttataatgctaccgtcaatcaaagcaagataagatgcataaaaagataaacatcacatgcaatcaatataagtgatatgatatggtcatcatcatcttgtgcttgtgatctccatctccgaagcatcgtcatgatcaccatcgtcaccggcgcgacaccttgatctccatcgtagcatcgttgtcgtctcgccaatcttatgcttccacgactatcactaccgtttagtaataaagtaaagcattacatcgcgattgcattgcatacaataaagcgacaaccatatggctcctgccagttgccgataactcggttacaaaacatgatcatctcatacaataaaattcagcatcatgccttgaccatatcacatcacaacatgccctgcaaaaacaagttagacgtcctctactttgttgttgcatgttttacgtggctgctacgggcttaagtaagaaccaatctcacctacgcatcaaaaccacaacgatagtttgtcaaatagactccgttttaaccttcgcaaggaccgggcgtagccatacttggttcaactaaagttggagagacagtcgcccacaagccatctctgtgcaaagcacgtcgagggaaccggtctcgcgtaagcgtacgcgtaaggttggtctgggtcgtctcgtccaacaataccgccgaaccaaaatatgacatgctggtaggcagtatgacttgtatcgtccacaactcacttgtgttctactcgtgcatataacatcaacatcaataacctaggctcggatgccactgttgggtttcgtagtaatttcaaaattttcctacgcacacgcaagatcatgtgatgcatagcaacgaggggagagtattgtctacgtacccaacgcagaccgactgtggaagcgatgacacgacgtagaggaagtagtcgtacgtcttctcgatccaaccgatcaagcaccgaaactacggcacctccgagttcgagcacacgttcagctcgatgacgatccccggactccgatccagcaaagtgtcggggaagagtttcgtcagcacgacggcgtggtgatgatcttgatgaactacagcagcagggcttcgcctaaactccgctacagtattatcgaggaatatggtggcagggggcaccgcacacggctaaggaatcgatcacgtggatcaacgtgtgtcaacttgtgtgtttagaggtgcccctgcctccgtatataaaggagccaaggggggagggggcgccggccaagagggagaggcgcaggaggagtcctactcctaccgggagtaggactcccccccaatcctattccaactaggattcccaaggggaaaagagggagaggggtggccggccacctctcctagtcctaataggactaggggaaggggggaggtgcgcagcccccttgggcttcccctttctcctttccactaaggcccatgatggcccatatggttcccggggggttccggtaaccctcccggtataccggtaaaatcccgatttcacccggaacacttacgatatctaaatataggcttccaatatatcaatctttacgtctcgaccattttaggactcctcgtcatgtccgtgatcacatccgggactccgaacaaccttcggtacatcaaaatgcataaactcataatataactgtcatcgtaaccttaagcgtgcggaccctacgggttcgagaacaatgtagacatgaccgagacacgtctccggtcaataaccaatagcgggacctggatgcccatattggctcctacatattctacgaagatctttatcggtcagaccgcataacaacatacgttgttccctttgtcatcggtatgttacttgcccgatattcgattgtcggtatccaatacctagttcaatctcgttaccggcaagtctctttactcgttccgtaatacatcatctcacaactaacatattagttgtaatgcttgcaaggcttatgtgatgtgtattaccgagagggcccagagatacctctccgacaatcggagtgacaaatcctaatctcgaaatacgccaacccaacatcgaccattggagacacctgtagtactcctttataatcacccagttacgttgtgacgtttggtagtacccaaagtgttcctccggtaaacgggagttgcataatctcatagtcataggaacatgtataagtcatgaagaaagcaatagcaacatactaacgatcgggtgctaagctaatggaatgggtcatgtcaatcagatcattctactaatgatgtgacctcgttaatcaaataacaactcattgttcatggttaggaaacataaccatctttgattaacgagctagtcaagtagaggcatactagtgacactttgtttgtctatgtattcacacatgtattatgtttccgttaaatacaattctagcatgaataataaacatttatcatgattataaggaaataaataataactttattattgcctctagggcatatttccttcacccatccccgcgcccgcgccagcgaccatccccatagcattgacgagctggtcgccaagcactatcgcagagctagaagccgcaggcgtcagcgaggtctccacggatccgcacgagctcgtgtacatgccagcgccagtgcccgtgcccgtgcgcgcccctccacccaccgcgacgccggtccccgtgcgtttggctgcacccgccgtgccCGTACCCGtgtgcgcgcccccctcagcggcatgggacgccgccgttgaccgctacctctcagcaccGCCAGCTGCGATCCTctcgcgccccgcccgtcgatcgcacgacgatatgatgtttgatttacaagtgaagaacattttgtgctgcattgaagacttcaacaacggcgtctcggaggacgacaacgacagcgcggcacgccgcctccgccgccgtcgaaaatagtttttttcttaGGTTTAATATTGtgtctcgatcatatgaatataaattcacagtatgactgaatgaaagatatggtttgagcgaacttgcgtttttctctcttaatgtacagacttattaaacgattttttttttgaaaaaacgtcAAAGGTtattaaatataaaacactcgtcgcaaacgttttagttagaacacccgtatacaAACCAACAACTTCCTCAAGAAGCCAAAGAAAAATGTGCCGAGCAGAATTTGTGCAGcacttgatcgcaaatgttttagatagaacacccatatacTTTGAAGGTTGACGTATCAGGATCATAAATAGAAGAAATCAAGAAAGGCTAGAGTTTCGTTACAATATCTCAACGGGCTGTCAGAGTCTTAGATCCACCTATCTATCACATGCGGATTAGCTCTTTTTCACTGATTAGTGAGCTATTATATGTAGGCGATGATTAAAGGATACTAGTCTGCTAGACTTGGTTTGTGTCAGGAAGATCACCACATAGTCGTAACAGAAATTTCAGTACATGTGCCAAAATTATATACGTACGTATATTATGCTGCATATACATTACAAACTGAAATATGAACGAACCCATGACAATGAATCCACACAATATATGTGCTCCCGCTCCATGTCTGAAATCACGTTCCGAACAAGATGGCGGCGCGACTCCGCGACCCCGCCACGCTGCTCCCGTCCCTCGTCGGGGCCTCCTCCCCCCATTCCCGCCTCCGCGAGATCCACGCGCACCTCCTCGTCTCGGGCCGCCTCGCCTCTCCCTCCCACCACGCCGACTTcgtcgcctccctcgcctcctccAGCCACCTCTCCTACGCGCGCCTCCTCCTGCCCCGGCGCCCGGCCACGCTACTCGTCCACAACGGCCTCCTCCGCGCCCTCGCCCGCGGACCATGCCCCGGCCTCGCCTTCGCGGCCTTCCGCGAGCTCCCCCTCGCGCCCGATCACTACTCGTTCACCTTCCTCGTCCGCGCCGcgacctccctggccgccgccgcctcctcggcgACGCCCGTGCCCACCGATGTCGCCGTGAGCCTGCTCGCTGGTTCCGTGCACGCGGCGGCGTTCCGCCACGGCCATGCAGCGGACCTGCACGTCCAGAGCGGCGCCGTATCCATGTACGCGGCGGTCGGGGACGTGGGCGCCGTGCGGGCCGCCTTCGCGGAGATCATGAGCCCGGACGTGGTGTGCGTCACTGCTATGTTGGGCGCTCTCTCAGCCGGAGGCGATGTTGACACTGCGCGCGAGCTGTTTGACAGAATGCCGCAGCAGGACCATGTCGCCTGGAACGCCATGCTCACAGGTTATGTGCGCGTGGGCAGGGCAAGGGAAGCCTTGGGGCTGTTCGACGAAATGCAGAAGGCTGGGGTTTCTGTCGGTGAGGCGACTCTGGTGTCAGTGCTCACTGCCTGTGCACAGATGGGTGCACTAGAACGTGGCATGTGGGTGCACTCCTATGTGTGCAGCCGAGGGATGCGGGTTTCGGTCACACTGGGCACTGCTTTGCTGGATATGTATTCCAAGTGTGGAGTTGTCACGATGGCGATGGAGGTGTTCGAGAGCATGACCGAAAGGAACATCTACACCTGGACCAGCGCACTGAGCGGCCTCGCGATGAATGGCATGGGGGAGGAGTGTCTTGAGCTGTTCAAGCGTATGGAGAGCACAGGCATGGAGCCTAATGGTGTCACATTTGTCGCGGTGCTCCGTGGATGCTCCGTGGCTGGGTTGGTAGAAGAGGGACGAGCATGCTTTGATTCGATGAAGGATAAGCACAAAGCTGAGCCTTGGCTTGAGCACTACGGCTGCATGGTTGATTTGTATGGTCGAGCAGGGTGTCTGGATGATGCTGTCAATTTCATCAATTCTATGCCAGTGGAGCCACATGAAGGTGTCTGGGGAGCACTACTCAACGCTTCTCGGATTCACAACAACGCCGATCTGGGCAAACACGCAATGTACAAGCTCACGAAGATTGAGTCCAAAAATGATGCGGCTCACGTGTTGCTGTCTAATATATACGCGGAGTCGCACAACTGGAAGGGCGTCAGCAAA is from Triticum aestivum cultivar Chinese Spring chromosome 3A, IWGSC CS RefSeq v2.1, whole genome shotgun sequence and encodes:
- the LOC123061688 gene encoding putative pentatricopeptide repeat-containing protein At5g40405 is translated as MAARLRDPATLLPSLVGASSPHSRLREIHAHLLVSGRLASPSHHADFVASLASSSHLSYARLLLPRRPATLLVHNGLLRALARGPCPGLAFAAFRELPLAPDHYSFTFLVRAATSLAAAASSATPVPTDVAVSLLAGSVHAAAFRHGHAADLHVQSGAVSMYAAVGDVGAVRAAFAEIMSPDVVCVTAMLGALSAGGDVDTARELFDRMPQQDHVAWNAMLTGYVRVGRAREALGLFDEMQKAGVSVGEATLVSVLTACAQMGALERGMWVHSYVCSRGMRVSVTLGTALLDMYSKCGVVTMAMEVFESMTERNIYTWTSALSGLAMNGMGEECLELFKRMESTGMEPNGVTFVAVLRGCSVAGLVEEGRACFDSMKDKHKAEPWLEHYGCMVDLYGRAGCLDDAVNFINSMPVEPHEGVWGALLNASRIHNNADLGKHAMYKLTKIESKNDAAHVLLSNIYAESHNWKGVSKVRNMMKSKGVKKVPGCSAIEVDGKVHEFFVGSKSHPRYKDIETMLAGMSHKLRLQGYTANTKEVLFDIEEEEKEGAISLHSEKLALAFGLITLPEGTVIRIVKNLRVCKDCHDYTKMISKVFDREIVMRDRNRFHHFKHGACSCRDYW